The Nocardioides humi genome includes a region encoding these proteins:
- the fliW gene encoding flagellar assembly protein FliW → MDLPVIELAHPMPGFPDDERFALVRLDDDGVLHGFRSLDSQDLQFVVVPPAPFYPDYALDLDDDVAAELGIDEESAADVLVLLVVHAGATLADTTVNLRAPLVVNPATRRGSQVILDDADLPLAAPLVA, encoded by the coding sequence ATGGACCTCCCCGTCATCGAGCTGGCCCACCCGATGCCCGGGTTCCCCGACGACGAGCGGTTCGCGCTCGTCCGCCTCGACGACGACGGCGTGCTGCACGGCTTCCGGTCGCTCGACAGCCAGGACCTGCAGTTCGTGGTGGTGCCCCCTGCGCCGTTCTACCCCGACTACGCCCTCGACCTCGACGACGACGTCGCCGCCGAGCTCGGCATCGACGAGGAGTCGGCCGCCGACGTACTCGTGCTGCTCGTGGTCCACGCCGGCGCCACCCTCGCCGACACCACCGTCAACCTCCGTGCACCGCTGGTCGTCAACCCGGCGACGCGGCGCGGCAGCCAGGTGATCCTGGACGACGCGGACCTGCCGCTCGCCGCACCGCTCGTCGCGTGA
- a CDS encoding response regulator: protein MPAENPIRVYIVDDHEVVRRGVASLIATDPELEVVGQSGSAGVALREILELRPDIAILDANLADGTGVDICREMRSVDPDIKALILTTYDDPDAISAAILAGAAGYVLKKIEGNSLLNGIKLVAGGHSLIDPAVANRVVEQMEMQRKSLDVICELTPQQRKIFFLIAEGMTNRQIAEKLYLAEKTVKNHVTGLLARLGLQHRTQAALLAVRLRGAEGARPAVGAGSGVAVARRVG from the coding sequence GTGCCAGCCGAGAATCCGATCCGCGTCTACATCGTCGACGACCACGAGGTCGTGCGCCGGGGCGTGGCGAGCCTGATCGCCACCGACCCCGAGCTCGAGGTGGTCGGACAGTCCGGCAGCGCCGGCGTCGCGCTGCGCGAGATCCTCGAGCTGCGGCCCGACATCGCCATCCTCGACGCGAACCTGGCCGACGGCACCGGCGTCGACATCTGCCGCGAGATGCGCTCGGTCGACCCCGACATCAAGGCGCTGATCCTCACGACGTACGACGACCCGGACGCCATCTCCGCCGCGATCCTCGCCGGCGCCGCCGGGTACGTCCTGAAGAAGATCGAGGGCAACTCGCTCCTCAACGGCATCAAGCTGGTCGCCGGCGGCCACTCGCTCATCGACCCCGCGGTCGCCAACCGGGTCGTGGAGCAGATGGAGATGCAGCGCAAGTCGCTCGACGTCATCTGCGAGCTCACGCCCCAGCAGCGCAAGATCTTCTTCCTCATCGCCGAGGGCATGACCAACCGGCAGATCGCCGAGAAGCTCTACCTCGCCGAGAAGACCGTGAAGAACCACGTCACCGGCCTGCTCGCCCGCCTCGGCCTCCAGCACCGCACGCAGGCCGCGCTGCTCGCCGTACGGCTGCGCGGGGCCGAGGGCGCCCGGCCGGCCGTGGGCGCCGGCTCCGGGGTGGCGGTGGCGCGCCGGGTGGGCTGA
- a CDS encoding sigma-70 family RNA polymerase sigma factor, with protein sequence MSSVAIPTIPNRSTASITGQVSSAERKARTAELLDRARECPPGERDGLLEEVIVLNIPVARTLAARYRNRGQSLDELEQVACLALTRAVQSFDPARGDDLLVFAVPSILGELKRHFRSAAWAVRPPRRIQEIRPRLVAAEEELAQHLGRPPTPQELADELDCPPAEVEEALACGDLAHAASLDEPVAATGSPLGDLLPATEPGFEHSEAVAMLGPACRKLKPRDRRILRMRFYEQRTQQEIADELGVTQVQVSRLLQRIFTDLRRAVGAGSPRAA encoded by the coding sequence GTGTCCTCCGTCGCAATCCCAACCATTCCCAACCGTTCCACCGCATCGATCACCGGCCAGGTCAGCTCCGCCGAGCGCAAGGCTCGCACCGCCGAGCTCCTGGACAGGGCGCGGGAATGTCCACCGGGCGAGCGTGATGGTCTCCTCGAAGAGGTCATCGTCCTCAACATCCCGGTGGCCCGCACCCTCGCGGCCCGCTACCGCAACCGCGGCCAGAGTCTCGACGAGCTCGAGCAGGTCGCCTGCCTGGCGCTCACCCGTGCGGTCCAGTCCTTCGACCCCGCACGCGGCGACGACCTGCTGGTCTTCGCCGTGCCGAGCATCCTCGGCGAGCTCAAGCGCCACTTCCGCTCCGCCGCGTGGGCGGTCCGCCCGCCGCGACGGATCCAGGAGATCCGGCCGCGCCTGGTGGCCGCCGAGGAGGAGCTGGCGCAGCACCTCGGCCGTCCGCCGACGCCGCAGGAGCTGGCCGACGAGCTCGACTGCCCGCCGGCCGAGGTCGAGGAGGCCCTGGCCTGCGGTGACCTCGCCCACGCCGCCTCGCTCGACGAGCCGGTCGCCGCCACGGGAAGCCCGCTGGGCGACCTGCTGCCGGCCACCGAGCCCGGCTTCGAGCACAGCGAGGCGGTCGCGATGCTGGGCCCTGCGTGCCGCAAGCTCAAGCCGCGCGACCGCCGGATCCTGCGGATGCGCTTCTACGAGCAGCGCACCCAGCAGGAGATCGCCGACGAGCTCGGCGTGACCCAGGTGCAGGTCTCGCGGCTGCTGCAGCGGATCTTCACCGACCTGCGCCGCGCCGTCGGCGCGGGCAGCCCCCGCGCGGCCTGA
- the flgK gene encoding flagellar hook-associated protein FlgK translates to MLAYLSTSRTILARVEAGVGEPGPNGVHAAMLDLRNAWQDLSLNPGGTAARQQVLGRAETLAQALRMQVGNVTREEADQRVHANSLVSEIDTAASGLAALNHDILVTEQNGTDAGVLRDRRDQLALRLAELAGAVTTIEPDGQYTVAVGGTTLVQGKEAGALVVASGITPAGDADGSAISYRVDASWGSTVLPTGSAGPGGELGAVTEVLTTTLPAYRAGLDAVAADLAASVNAQQAAGYDASGAPGVPLFTYDPLVGAASLQVAITDPAQLAASSLPGGALDGGNADLLSRVGTYPDAYQRLVNGLGTEVAALERRTANQASLSGALDDAREQQAGVSLDEETVNMVAAQRAYEAAARLMTTLDEVLDTLINRTGLVGR, encoded by the coding sequence CTGCTCGCCTACCTCTCGACCAGCCGGACGATCCTGGCCCGGGTCGAGGCGGGCGTCGGCGAGCCCGGCCCGAACGGCGTGCACGCCGCGATGCTCGACCTCCGCAACGCCTGGCAGGACCTCTCGCTCAACCCCGGCGGCACCGCCGCGCGCCAGCAGGTCCTCGGCCGCGCCGAGACGCTCGCGCAGGCGCTGCGGATGCAGGTCGGCAACGTCACGCGGGAGGAGGCCGACCAGCGCGTCCACGCGAACAGCCTCGTCAGCGAGATCGACACCGCCGCCAGCGGCCTCGCCGCGCTCAACCACGACATCCTCGTCACCGAGCAGAACGGCACCGACGCGGGCGTGCTGCGCGACCGCCGCGACCAGCTCGCGCTGCGCCTGGCCGAGCTCGCCGGCGCCGTCACCACGATCGAGCCCGACGGCCAGTACACCGTCGCCGTCGGCGGCACCACCCTCGTCCAGGGCAAGGAGGCCGGCGCCCTCGTCGTCGCCTCGGGCATCACGCCGGCCGGCGACGCGGACGGCTCCGCCATCAGCTACCGCGTCGACGCCTCGTGGGGCAGCACCGTGCTCCCGACCGGCTCGGCCGGACCCGGCGGCGAGCTGGGCGCGGTCACGGAGGTGCTGACGACCACCCTGCCGGCGTACCGCGCCGGGCTGGACGCCGTCGCCGCCGACCTCGCCGCGAGCGTCAACGCCCAGCAGGCGGCGGGGTACGACGCCAGCGGCGCCCCGGGCGTGCCGCTGTTCACCTACGACCCACTCGTCGGCGCCGCCAGCCTGCAGGTCGCGATCACCGACCCGGCGCAGCTGGCCGCGTCCAGCCTGCCCGGCGGCGCGCTCGACGGCGGCAACGCCGACCTGCTCAGCCGGGTCGGCACCTATCCGGACGCCTACCAGCGCCTCGTCAACGGCCTCGGGACCGAGGTCGCCGCGCTCGAGCGTCGTACCGCCAACCAGGCCTCGCTCTCCGGTGCCCTCGACGACGCCCGCGAGCAGCAGGCCGGCGTCAGCCTGGACGAGGAGACCGTCAACATGGTCGCCGCGCAGCGGGCCTACGAAGCGGCCGCGCGGCTGATGACGACGCTCGACGAGGTGCTCGACACGCTCATCAACCGCACCGGCCTCGTCGGGCGATAG
- a CDS encoding (2,3-dihydroxybenzoyl)adenylate synthase, translating to MEQIVVALSPFTRRSRSLALGHAGLGLDRGLEPGEHLVLHDPVADEHFTAVVADIAFELADTSYRIEIGTRITAAEAVECVAPPTDGERLTTRDIVALLTELRRSERDVADALADLRAR from the coding sequence GTGGAGCAGATCGTGGTGGCACTGAGCCCGTTCACGCGCCGCAGCCGGTCCCTCGCCCTCGGTCACGCCGGTCTCGGCCTCGACCGCGGGCTCGAGCCCGGCGAGCACCTCGTCCTCCACGACCCGGTGGCCGACGAGCACTTCACCGCCGTCGTGGCCGACATCGCGTTCGAGCTCGCCGACACGTCGTACCGGATCGAGATCGGCACCCGCATCACCGCCGCCGAGGCCGTAGAGTGCGTGGCGCCCCCGACCGACGGCGAGCGGCTCACGACCCGGGACATCGTCGCGCTGCTCACCGAGCTGCGGCGCAGCGAGCGCGACGTCGCGGACGCGCTGGCCGATCTCCGCGCCCGCTGA
- a CDS encoding zinc-binding dehydrogenase, giving the protein MLGAGPIGDMCARIALMRGIRVFVTDPVVERMQRVSAYGAEVIVTDNDTDTVTCVLELTRGRGVDAVIDAVGMEAHGSPVAESMAKLVGFLPDRLSEPIMRTAGVDRLAALHLAMDAVRRGGTVSVVGVYGGPMDPMPLMEMFDKQIQLRMGQANVRHWSDDILALLLEPTDHLGVDSFATHHLPLEDAPAAYHDFREKNDGMVKVLFQP; this is encoded by the coding sequence GTGCTGGGCGCCGGCCCGATCGGCGACATGTGCGCGCGGATCGCGCTGATGCGCGGCATCCGGGTGTTCGTCACGGACCCGGTGGTCGAGCGGATGCAGCGGGTCTCGGCGTACGGCGCCGAGGTGATCGTCACCGACAACGACACCGACACGGTCACCTGCGTCCTCGAGCTCACCCGCGGCCGCGGCGTCGACGCGGTGATCGACGCCGTCGGCATGGAGGCGCACGGCTCGCCGGTGGCCGAGTCCATGGCGAAGCTGGTCGGCTTCCTGCCGGACCGTCTCTCCGAGCCGATCATGCGCACCGCCGGCGTCGACCGGCTGGCCGCGCTGCACCTGGCGATGGACGCCGTGCGACGCGGCGGCACCGTCTCGGTGGTCGGGGTCTACGGCGGGCCGATGGACCCGATGCCGCTGATGGAGATGTTCGACAAGCAGATCCAGCTGCGGATGGGACAGGCGAACGTGCGGCACTGGAGCGACGACATCCTCGCCCTCCTCCTCGAGCCGACCGACCACCTCGGGGTGGACTCGTTCGCGACCCACCACCTGCCACTCGAGGACGCGCCGGCGGCGTACCACGACTTCCGCGAGAAGAACGACGGCATGGTGAAGGTGCTCTTCCAGCCGTGA
- the flgL gene encoding flagellar hook-associated protein FlgL, whose translation MTIGRVTQRMLTEGSLANLQRNLGRMATLQEQLSSGRVINRPSDNPTGTTAAMRIRASVSDQTQYARNAQDGIGWLTQIDSTLDATTSTVRRARDLAIQGANTGALGQQARDALAVEVEGIREQLLGLANASYLERPVFGGVTAGGRAYDAGGNWVGVPGSVDRRVADGVVVQVDVDGRTVFGDGASSVFAELDALAAALRAGDTAAIGASIDVLRAREDTVTGARAVAGTRYQRIEQSGLAADDAKISLENSLSTIENADLAETTVHLKLQEVAYQAALAATARVMQPSLLDFLR comes from the coding sequence ATGACGATCGGACGCGTCACCCAGCGGATGCTCACCGAGGGCTCGCTCGCCAACCTGCAGCGCAACCTCGGGCGGATGGCGACGCTGCAGGAGCAGCTCTCGTCCGGACGGGTCATCAACCGCCCCTCCGACAACCCGACAGGAACGACGGCCGCCATGCGGATCCGAGCCTCGGTCTCCGACCAGACGCAGTACGCGCGCAACGCGCAGGACGGCATCGGCTGGCTGACCCAGATCGACAGCACGCTGGACGCCACCACCAGCACGGTACGACGCGCGCGGGATCTCGCGATCCAGGGCGCCAACACCGGCGCCCTGGGCCAGCAGGCCCGCGACGCGCTCGCGGTCGAGGTCGAGGGGATCCGCGAGCAGCTGCTCGGCCTCGCCAACGCCAGCTACCTCGAGCGGCCCGTCTTCGGCGGCGTCACCGCCGGGGGGCGGGCGTACGACGCGGGTGGCAACTGGGTCGGCGTACCCGGCTCGGTGGACCGGCGGGTCGCCGACGGCGTCGTCGTCCAGGTCGACGTCGACGGGCGGACCGTGTTCGGCGACGGCGCGAGCTCGGTGTTCGCGGAGCTGGACGCCCTGGCGGCCGCGCTGCGCGCCGGCGACACCGCGGCCATCGGGGCCTCGATCGACGTGCTCCGGGCGCGGGAGGACACCGTCACCGGCGCCCGCGCGGTCGCGGGCACCCGCTACCAGCGGATCGAGCAGTCGGGCCTGGCCGCCGACGACGCGAAGATCTCGCTGGAGAACAGCCTGAGCACGATCGAGAACGCCGACCTGGCCGAGACCACCGTGCACCTCAAGCTGCAGGAGGTCGCCTACCAGGCGGCCCTGGCCGCGACGGCGCGCGTCATGCAGCCCAGCCTGCTGGACTTCCTGCGATGA
- a CDS encoding carbon storage regulator, which translates to MLVLSRRIGESVVIGGGSPEAVTVTVLEVRGDVVRIGIDAPRSVAVHRAELLAELADANADAASPPESAVASLSQALRSRT; encoded by the coding sequence GTGCTGGTTCTCTCGCGTCGCATCGGCGAAAGCGTCGTCATCGGCGGCGGCTCGCCCGAGGCCGTCACCGTGACCGTCCTCGAGGTGCGCGGCGACGTCGTCCGGATCGGCATCGACGCCCCGCGCTCGGTCGCCGTCCACCGCGCCGAGCTGCTCGCCGAGCTCGCCGACGCCAACGCCGACGCCGCCTCCCCGCCGGAGTCGGCTGTCGCGTCCCTCAGCCAGGCCCTCCGCTCCCGCACCTGA